GCTTTTCACATGTAAAATGCCTATATGATATGATGAAAGCTATTTTTTAACTCGTTTGATGTAATTACTTTAATTATATTATTGTTTCAAGATAAATGTTGCTAATATTGTTAAAGCAATGCTTGTTATTCtttatgtttctttaatttttctatAGGGATTTGGATCTGCGTGGGTGTTAGGATCAAGGCCAATGTTTTGGTGTTTAGTCATCAGTACTATGCTCATGACTGCTTATTCAGTTAATGTGAGTTTGTTTTCTaagttatatataaaaaatatatgttCATTTAAATTGCTTTTAGATTTTATCTTCTTATAAAGACACATTTTTATCACTAAagattaatttgatttgaaaataactTCGCAAATTCAGGCCATTAGAAAAAGGGTTTCCACTTTCCACAATAATGAGAACATCAAAATAAAATCTAGAAAGCGGAAAGTTATCAGGTATTCCCAGTGTTCCAGTTATTTTaatcgttgattttaattaatatatattatatatattatttataattcagatcaacggttaaaacaactggaacacCAGTATTCCTGGTATACCTGAAACTCTTCCGTTAGTTTAAGTGATCCAAGATCTCTCGGGTGGTCATCATTAATAGTTTTCTAATTCTCAATGTTGTTTGACCCTCTAAATATTTGAACCAACTCTCACTGTCTTCATGAAAGTTGTAagatcattcattttttttttcacaaaatacAACTGGGTAATCTTAATTTGGACTTGGATGGAGAGAGTGATGCCATAATGTTTGAAATTGAAGTTCCTTTGCCACTGTTGCAACTTCATGGCAAAAATATATAGAATAATTACTCAAATCAATTTTtgagatttttaaaaattaatattttagttttttaaattttaaaatacataaaataattttaatatttatttttgtcaCACAATATAGTCTTTTTTATTAATCATTAATGGTACAAATTTATTCACGCTTTTTAATGTTCTCAagtataaatatttatttaattacgaTAACACTATTTATAATCTTGTAACTTATTTATTTCTGAAATTTTCAGTTGCCCTTGTTGAGATGGAAAAGATCCACAATCCTTGCAACATTCTCTCTTGCAAGTTCTATGACAATAGGACAACATATTGCACCATTTCTTCACATGAAGGTATCAACTAAGATATAATCTTTAGAGACTTCTTGTTGCAAATTTTTTTCATTAGCTTTCACAAACAGTGACAACAATATTTTGTTgaaaaaaatttccaaaaataCATTACAAATAATGTATATTGAATAAAATTGTTCTAGAGTTATTAATCATCACATGAATGATCAGAATAATAACAGTTAAAAAACTCAaaattctgttatttactttttttagAAAATTCACTCTGTTATTACTTCTGTTATAATTGCAGTGGAGTTTATAGTTTATACTAGTATCCAAGTTACAGCAAGTAGAGAAAATCGaaattttatgtaaaattaaaaaagtaaattaaatacGTAAAACGTAAAATTTTAATAAGATTTAAATTGTAAAATCGTTCGACCTAgtacaaattttataaaattaattgattaatttaaaattataatattaaaaaattttaagagttaaatcgagATTTTAGGTATTATGCTAATCTAGATAGCTTCACACTTTCAATGTAACACATAATCACTTACTTTTAACATAAGTTTCCATTCATCTCTCTCACCTCTGCTATTACTCTCTTTGTTCTTCTGAGTTTATCAATTCTTTCAACTTATGCATTTCTCTCTGAATGTTATCATGAATACTAAAATTtaagagtaaaaaaaataaatattaaattacacAATAGGACCAAATTCATTGTTGGTGAAACCTGTTAAGTATTGAGTTTAAGATTCTTTTGAGAccattataaataataaataaaataatatattcacgTTAACTATTTATTAGAAAATAGACTAGATATTTCCAATGCCCAATATTGCCCATATTGATATGATCAATTTTGTTGTTAAGTATTAAAACTAATGAGAGGTTTGAAAGATAAGCCTATTAatgttgtgaaaaaaaaaaagtgcaaCTTAAGTTTATATGAAAAAATACCATAAATGGTTATATCTTTAAtagtttttttaaataagaaCTTTTAttgtgtttgtttgatttttttataggtcttatttttttttatttgtcttatgctattttttttacttttgaagtTCGCCaatgatcaaattttaaatcttttggaTATAGAATTCTGATACCATGTTATGATATTAACCACTTCTCCCAAAAACTTAAATTGATAGGAGAAAATAACAGGAATGATTATATCTTTAACAGTATataacaacaaaaataaatataattttatccttaatgtttgtaaaaaaaaattcaattttatcaTTTTCGTCCAAATCCCTTCAACAATTAATGGTTTAACATTTTGGCACCTACTCAATGAAGATGTTAAAAACATCTTCTTATAAAGAATCTTGAGTTAAAAGTGTCCTTTATTTGTTTGgctatactttaaaaaaaatatatttttatagcATATCACATCCAATTCTATAATTCATCAtctaatagtaaaaaaaatgtatttttacaTAAAGATAATTATAAAATCTTTATGATAGTATCCACCTAATATTTTTTCCAATCTTAACCCTATTTCTTCATCTTCCTTTGTGTgattgaaagagaaaataaggaaagATAAAGGAATAAcggtaaaactaaaaaaaaattattaattatttaataaattaaattttgacaGAAAATGTaaagttaaaatttaattaaaatattaaatacaaAATTAAGATATATAAAAAACATTagagataatttaaaaatttctgACAAACATTAGAAAAAAAAGTATACTTCAAGCTTTCAAGAACTAAAATGGTTTAACATATTTTAATATGGTTTCTAATAACTAAAATTTTCCTCTAATGATTAAaacatatttcttttattttaaataatacatGACATGATATGAAGACTGTGCTCAAGAAGGCACTTGACTATCCGAGATCACTAGTTTTTACTGTTGTGGTCGTGAGCCTTTTCTATACAGTTATATCCTTGGCAAaggtaatattttaaattttttgaataaatctttttttttttttacatgaatctttttattttatatgtttAATTATGTGATGTAATATTATTAGCTTGAATTCAAATAGGATATACCTGACATTGAAGGGGATAAAGCAGCAGGTCACAAAACCTTGGCAATACATTTGGGTCCTAGACGAgtatatatttttctatttcatGCAATATATGAATACTAAATTTTTGTGCTATTATTTATATACCcacattttttatttgtttcatcTTCTACTAGGTATTTTGGTTTTGCATTTCGCTCCTTCAAATGACATATGGAATTGCTATTATAATGGGAGCATTATCTCCTATCCTATGGAGCAAAATTTTTACGGTAATGTGCTATTTACTTATGCAATTTACAACTATATTTTATCATATACAAATGTTTACTTAGACATGTAGTAAAATTTTGATCAATGAACTtaagaaataaatatttttatttagaattttattttgaTAATGTAATATTCAGTAATCTTATTATGATTATTTTAGTTTAAATATTTGATAGAAAGTTATTAACAAACGATTGTTTCTACCCACGAATGTTTAAGACTCTGATAATttacctaaaaaaaaaaaactaactttGTATTTATGAAAGAtaaatttttgttgataaaattatctaaatcttaaaatattatttaaatttctttAGTTCTTCTTTTTACCTTAACTTATCTATCTCAATCTCCAATTCCCAATTATTTACCATCACCATTTGAATCCATAATTCTTTACCATCGATTCTTCCTCATCCAACTCTTCGTACCACATGGTCGCCATCACCACCACCCATCACCATACCCACCACCTCTTCTCTttacttattattattaattattagagaaaatgataaatagaTCATTGACCTTTTGGTTTGCGAATATTTAAATCTCTAActatttgaaaatatatttaagtccTTGACCTTCTTAAAATTTGGATAGATCGATCCCTCTGTTCACTTGGATGCACACGTGAGAGAATTTTTAAAATAGGACAAATTAGACTCAGAAATCAATAAAGTCATggacttaaatatattttcaaattctCAAGGATATAAATGTCTTCGAGTCGAAAGGTCAAAAATCTATTTGCATTTCCTCTCCTAGGAACCTTGGaagagagggagggagagagagtagTAATATTTATTTTAGAAACCATTGTGCTACAAAATCTTCTGTACATAGATAAAACCAATGGTTCTCTTTACTGATTTAATTTCTTCTATTGTCATAGTTGATTGATATCAAATAAAAGTTAAGTTATTCATTATTTCAGTAACATTTCAACTTGTTAGGTTGTGACACATTTCATCATGTCCATAATCCTTTGGTATCGTGCAAATTCCGTAGATTTATCGAACAATGATTCGCTACAATCCTTTTATATGGCTATCTTTGTGGTAAGAAAAAACTTTACATAATCAAATGATTTGAGGAATTTATTTCAAGTTGAGTATACATTGTTTCATAATAAATTTTGTACTATATATATAAATCATGTGCTCTTTTTGGTAAAGAAAGGTCATATATATTTGTttaattcaaaaacaaaaagtagttagaattaaatttatttttaacaaaagattttcttttattttgtctctctttttcctttttcttttttccctccAAAGAATGACCAAGCTATAATTACTCAATAAATTCCTAGAAATCTAAAGAATATTATAGTAGTTTTCACTAATTTTGTTATAGCTAGAAGGTTGGCACATAcacaattatattataattattccTAGCTCCGATAGTTTAGGGTGCCTTATGGATTAAATGATAAAGTgggttgaaaaagaaaaaaaaaaaaaaaggagaggtGCTAATTGTTTAGCTACTTTATCAATTCAATTACTTAATAATTGAAATATACCTCATACATAAAGTTATTGTGTGTGAAAACTCAATgttgatgacaattgtgaatatatatatatacaatgaaAAACTTATTACCAATTTGTCTTTTTCCATTGGCAGTTTCTTTCTGTGGAAAACTTCCTTGTACTTTTTGTTCGATGAAGATGGAATGATATTTGATTCTATAAATTGTTCAACATTTATCACATGTCACCATGGAGACTATCAATAAGCTCAAAATTTGATGTGTTTCATATTTTTCGATTGATGTTGGGACTATGCCTCACTGTTGAGAGTTCAGAAAGTAATAGACTTTTGGACTTTCCTAGAGTTGATTTTTGGTAACCATTAAAAGTTGTAGagttttcttctatttataataaacatcATTTTTTTAGAGATCCGATCCTTTAACATATTGATATAAAACAACTTCTGAACTaaagagtaaagaacaaatatgATTATTTGAATTATATGTTAGTATATATTTTAAAAGCGCTACATGAGATACTTTAAATGGTAAGATTGTTTAAGAGATCTTTGGACAACTTCAAATCAGGTCAGACAAAAATATGAGATATCAACAAATTGTGATTTGATACATAACTGAGAATTTCTTAATTAAAATAAGTGAAAAGGACTAAAATGCTTATATCTAGTCCTCTAAAATACTATTTTAgagttttattattaaaataaatgtaCAAAAGGGTATTATCTGTCAGTTTAAGAACCATAAATATTATTGTTTTAAGCCTTTGGAAATTCGACTCGTTACTTCATCAACCAAGAATTTTAGATATTCGACTAACCTTCTCAATTAAGACTTAGATTAGACTGTGACCTAATATAGTAATATTAGATATTCGAACTATGAATAACTGAAATGAtcaaat
The DNA window shown above is from Arachis ipaensis cultivar K30076 chromosome B08, Araip1.1, whole genome shotgun sequence and carries:
- the LOC107614303 gene encoding naringenin 8-dimethylallyltransferase 1, chloroplastic isoform X3, encoding MQHNYWKYHCNNIKGGSMMSDKFEKKYLVNATSKNSHDEPKKPQPILESIKDGMDAFRQFSRLYAFFSFISSGLSSSLLAVDNLSNISPKMFLIGFLQFLIPNCIMFQYIVGVNQLADVEIDKINKPYLPLASGKYSLRNAVIVVASSLLMGFGSAWVLGSRPMFWCLVISTMLMTAYSVNLPLLRWKRSTILATFSLASSMTIGQHIAPFLHMKTVLKKALDYPRSLVFTVVVVSLFYTVISLAKDIPDIEGDKAAGHKTLAIHLGPRRVFWFCISLLQMTYGIAIIMGALSPILWSKIFTVVTHFIMSIILWYRANSVDLSNNDSLQSFYMAIFVFLSVENFLVLFVR
- the LOC107614303 gene encoding naringenin 8-dimethylallyltransferase 2, chloroplastic isoform X1, giving the protein MAFGLSGSSLKSPPTTXDSSTRRTLWHNNNGKLSKEYCIKMQHNYWKYHCNNIKGGSMMSDKFEKKYLVNATSKNSHDEPKKPQPILESIKDGMDAFRQFSRLYAFFSFISSGLSSSLLAVDNLSNISPKMFLIGFLQFLIPNCIMFQYIVGVNQLADVEIDKINKPYLPLASGKYSLRNAVIVVASSLLMGFGSAWVLGSRPMFWCLVISTMLMTAYSVNLPLLRWKRSTILATFSLASSMTIGQHIAPFLHMKTVLKKALDYPRSLVFTVVVVSLFYTVISLAKDIPDIEGDKAAGHKTLAIHLGPRRVFWFCISLLQMTYGIAIIMGALSPILWSKIFTVVTHFIMSIILWYRANSVDLSNNDSLQSFYMAIFVFLSVENFLVLFVR
- the LOC107614303 gene encoding naringenin 8-dimethylallyltransferase 2, chloroplastic isoform X2 codes for the protein MAFGLSGSSLKSPPTTLDSSTRRTLWHNNNGKLSKEYCIKMQHNYWKYHCNNIKGGSMMSDKFEKKYLVNATSKNSHDEPKKPQPILESIKDGMDAFRQFSRLYAFFSFISSGLSSSLLAVDNLSNISPKMFLIGFLQFLIPNCIMFQYIVGVNQLADVEIDKINKPYLPLASGKYSLRNAVIVVASSLLMGFGSAWVLGSRPMFWCLVISTMLMTAYSVNLPLLRWKRSTILATFSLASSMTIGQHIAPFLHMKTVLKKALDYPRSLVFTVVVVSLFYTVISLAKDIPDIEGDKAAGHKTLAIHLGPRRVFWFCISLLQMTYGIAIIMGALSPILWSKIFTVVTHFIMSIILWYRANSVDLSNNDSLQSFYMAIFVFLSVENFLVLFVR